The nucleotide window CGCTGGTGCTCGGTGTTGGTGTCCGGTGCGCCGGCGACCGGAAAGTACAGCCGGTGCAGGTGCAGGTGTGAGTGCAGCCGCGTGATGGTGTCCCGCAGCAGTGGGCTGCCGGACACCTCGGCGATGAGATCGTGGAATTTCGCGTCCAGCGCGGTGAAGGCGGCGTGCCGGCGATATCCGTCGCCGGCCTCCACGTCGATGCTCGCCGCCGCCTCGGCGCTGATCCGGTGGCGTGCTTCGGCGGAGGCGTGCGTGGCGGCCCGTCCCGCGGTGGCGCCCTCCAACAGTTGGCGGACGTCGAACAGGTCGTCGAACTCGGCGCGGCTCAGCAGCGGCGTGGTGGTGTAGCCGGAGAGCGGGCGTTTACGGACCAGGCCGTCGGCCTCCAGCCGGGCGAGGGCCTCGCGGACCGGGGTGGGGGAGACGTCCAGCTCCCGGGCGAGCGCGTCGATGTTGACCCGCTCGTCGGGGGGAAGGATGTGGTCCATGACCAGCGTCTTTATCGACTCGTAGACGTCCTCGGTGAGGGTGAGCCGACGGGCGGGACGGAGTCGGCCCTCGCGAGGTTCCTGCTGGGCCATCTCGCCTCCTCGGCCACCCCTTGACTGTGCCGGTGTGAGCGAGTACACACTAGCAAGGCAACATCCTATAGGAAATAGGGGCTTTGCGTCCTATGCACTGGAGGTCGGGTTCGTGAGATTCATGCGCGTCGGGCCGGTGGGGCGGGAACGCCCCGTGCTGTACGTCGACGGTCGGCACTTCGACCTCTCGTCACTCACCGCCGACATCGACGGCGAGTTCCTCGCCGGCGACGGCGTCCGGCGGGCCCGCGAAGCCACCGACCTGCCCGAGATCGACGTCACCGGTCAGCGGGTCGGCGCACCGATCGCCCGGCCCGGGGTGGTGCTCTGCGTCGGGCAGAACTACGCGGCGCACGCCGCCGAGTCGGGTGCCACGCCGCCCACCGACCCGATCATCTTCTACAAGGCGCCCAACACCGTCGTCGGCCCGTACGACGAGGTCCTGATCCCGCGCGGATCGACGAAGACCGACTGGGAGGTCGAGTTGGCGGTGGTGATCGGCCGACGGGCCCGCTACCTCGCCTCGCCGGCCGACGCTCTCGGGCACATCGCCGGGTACGTGCTGTCCAACGACGTCTCCGAACGGGACTTCCAACTCGCCGTCTCCGGCGGCCAGTGGTCGAAGGGCAAGTCCTGCGAGACGTTCCAACCGCTCGGCCCGTGGCTGGTCACCGCCGACGAGATCGGCGACCCGCAGGCGCTGCGGCTGCGCTCCTGGGTCAACGGCGAGCCCCGCCAGGACTCCAGCACCAAAGACATGATCTTCGACGTGGCGTACCTTGTCTGGCACCTGTCCCAGTTCACCGTCCTGGACCCGGGCGACGTCATCAACACCGGCACCCCGCAGGGAGTGGCGCTCTCCGGCCGATTCCCGTACCTCACCGCGGGCGACGTGATGGAGATCGAGATCGACGGCCTCGGCCGGCAGCGCAACCCGCTCCGGGACGCCTGATGCGGTGTGACGGTCTCGTGGCGGTGGTGACCGGAGGCGGATCGGGGATCGGTCTCGCCTGCGTGCGGGCGTTCACCGCTGCCGGCGCCCGAGTGGGTGTCCTGGATCTGGAGCTGGCCGGTCTGCCGGAGCATCCCGGCGTACTCGGCGTCCGGGCGGACGTGGCCGACAGGTCCTCCCTCAGCGCGGCCGTCGCCTCGGTCGCGGAGGCGTTCGGCGGCATCGACATCCTGGTGAACAACGCAGGTATCTCGGCCGTGGGCACTGTGGAGGAGGACGACGACGAGCGGTGGAGCAGGGTGCTCGACGTCAACGTCTCCGGTGTGGCCCGAACCAGCGCCGTCGCCCTGCCGTACCTGCGCCGGTCGTCGTCCGCGGCGATCGTCAACATCTCCTCGATCGCGGCGACCGTCGGCCTGCCCCGACGCGCCCTGTACTCGGCGTCGAAGGGCGCCGTGCACGCCCTCACCCTCGCCATGGCCGCCGACCTGGTGACGGAGGGCGTCCGGGTCAACTGTGTCGCCCCCGGCACCGTCGACACGCCCTGGGTGACCCGCCTGCTCGCCGGCGCGGCCGACCCGACGGCGGAGAAGCGGCAGTTGGCGTCCCGGCAGCCGACCGGCCGCCTGGTGACCGCCGACGAGGTGGCCGCCGCCGTCGTCTACCTCGCGTCGCCCGCGACCAGGTCGGTGACCGGTTCGTCGCTGCCGGTGGACGGCGGCATGTCCGGCCTGCGCCTACCCGCCCGGGTCCCGCCCGCGGCCGATCCTGGCGAACCGGGCGCGTGACATGATTGCGCCATGGGGAAACAGCAGGACGTCGGCGCGGCCGACAGTCACAGCGAGTCCGGCACCACCGCCCACCGTCCGATCGGTGGCGGCGATGACGCTCGGCTCGCCCTCGCACAGGACCCCACAACGCCACAAATGACCCTTATCGACCTGGCCTCCGACCCCTCGGCCCTGGTCCGCAAGGCGGTCGCCGCTCGGGCCGACGCTCCCGCGCAGGCCCTGCGCCCCCTGACCCGCGACCACGATCGTCAGGTCCGTGAGGCCGTGGCAAGGAACCCCTCCACCTCGGTCGCCAACCTGATGCGCCTGGTCAAGGACGCCGACCGGTGGGTCCGCTGGGCGGTCGCCGGCAACCCGGCCTGCGACGAGTCGATCCGCCAGGTCATGTCGGAGACCTCGGACAAGGAACTTCGTGGTCTCCTCGCGGAGAGTCGGGAGCTGGAGCCGGAGCTGGCCGCCAGGCTGATCGACGACGTCTCACCCGAGGTGCGGGAACGACTCGCCACCCACACCCACGACCCCGACGTGATCACCGCCCTGCTGGCCGATCGCACCGCTCGCGTACGCAAGGGGGTTGCCCGCAACCCGCGGACCACCGACGAGCAGCGCAGCGCACTCGCCGCGGACCCGGTGGTCGACGTCCGTGCCGCGCTCGTGCGGGCCGTCGAGCTGAGCGAGGCGGACCTGACCCGACTGGTCGACGACCGCGCGGTGCAGGTTCGAATGGCGATGGCGACGTCCGAGTTCGTTCCGTCGCACATCCGGCAGGCGCTCGCCCGCGATGCCGACGAGATGGTGGCCAGCGCGGCTCGGGACTACCGCCCCGGCGCCGGCAACGCCTCCGCCGTGCGGGCGCCCCGCATCGCGCACCGGCCCTCCGCCGCCGGCGCGAATCGATCGGGTGGCGGCACCAACCGGTAGGACCGCGCCGCGTCCCGGGCCGTGCAGAACGGAACGTACAGCTCGGGTACTCAGGCTGGCCTCGAAGCATTCACATGCGTCGTCCCGATCCTCTCTACGCTGCGAATGCCCAGCTTGTGGGCAGATGTCGGCAAGGGAGGATCAGCAGTGCGCATCAGGAGATCCAGGTCCAGGTTCGTGGCGACGGCCGCGGCGCTGATGGTCGCCGTGGCTGGCGGAACACTCACCGGGGGTACGGCGAGCGCTGCCGAGCCCTCCCAGTTCACAGTCGTGGACGGGGCGATCCGTACGGCGACCGGCACCCCAGTGCCGTCCTCCGGCACACACGCCTCGCTCTGGGGCAACTCCAGCTACGCCACCACCAGCATCAGCGGCTCCGGGCGTGTGCTGATCGGAGCCATCGGGGACAACTGCCAGGGCTGGCCGACCGTCCGGGTGACGGTCGACGGTGTCGCCGTCGGCCAGACCACCATCGTCAGCGCGACCAGCTACGGCACGTACCCGGTCGGCGCGGCGGTCGGCGGCGGGCAGCACACCGTGCGAATCCAGCTCATCAACGACTTCCGGGCCGCCCCCTGCGACCGCAACGTCCACATCGCGTACGCGCGGATGGAAACCGCGAGCGCCACCGACACGAAGTTCAGCTTCGCCGTCCTGCCGGATACCCAGCAGGAGGTGCTCAACGGCTCGGACACCCGGTTCCGCAACCGCACCAACTGGCTGGTGCAGAACCGTTCCGCGCTGGACCTGCGCTACGTGACGCACTCGGGTGACGTGGTCAACTGGGACACCCCCGACCACTCCCAGTACGTCATCGCCCGCGACGCGATGAGTCCGATCGAGACCGCTGGCCTCCCGTACTCGCTGGCGATCGGCAACCATGACACCCAGGCGACCGGCGAGGGTGGTTCCGCCCGGGACCCCGCCCGCACCCGCGAACTCGTCCGCGACACCACCGTCTTCAACCGGTACTTCACCGCCGGCCAGTACGGCGCGGTGAAGGGCCAGTTCGAGACCGGCAAGGTGGACAACTCGTACTCCACCTTCGAGGCCGGCGGGGTCCAGTGGATGGTGCTCACACTGGAACTCTGGCCCCGGGTCGCGGCCGTGAACTGGGCCAGGAGCGTCGTCGCCGCCAACCCCCGGCACAACGTCATCGTCGTCACCCACGACTACATCGACGGCAGCGGCAACATCGAGCAGAGCGCCTCGTACGGCGCGACCAGCCCGCAGTACCTCTTCGACAACCTGATCAAGCAGTACGCCAACATCCGGTTCGTCTTCTCCGGTCACACGGGCATCGCCGCCAACCGGGTCGACACCGGAGTCAACGGAAACAAGATCTACACGTTCCTCCAGACGTTCCACTCCAACACCACCAACCCGGTACGCCTGGTCGAGGTCGACACCGCCGCCAACTCGCTGCGGACCTGGATCTACGCCCCGTACAACAACCAGTCGTTCACCGAGTACGACAGGTCCTTCACAGGGCTCGGGGTGGTCCGCTGACGCTGAGGTGGCGCTCCGCCGAGCGGCGGATGCGCCCGCGAGCGTGATGACTCACGGGCATCATGACGCCCGTGAGTCATCACGCTGGTCGGGGCGTCCGCCCCACGACGACGACCGTGCGGGTTGGTGAGGCCAGCTACCGTCGGTGGCTGCGGATCAGCTCGGCCGCCACTCACTATCTCGATCAGACCCGGGTGATGAGTCGTCGCGTCCGCGCCCGTCATACCTACGACAGGACATGACGAGGCGGAAGGATGACGTGATGAGTGCGGACACGCGGCTGGAGGAGCTGGGCGTGAGCGGTCTGGGCGAGGTCGACGAGCCGGCGTTCTCGGGGTTGGCGCAGCGGCACCGACGGGAGCTGCACGTGCACTGCTACCGGATGCTCGGGTCGTTCGAGGACGCCGAGGACACCGTGCAGGAGACGTTCCTGCGGGCCTGGCGGCGGCGGGAGACGTTCGAGGGGCGGTCGACGTTCCGGGCCTGGCTGTACCGGATCGCCACCAACGCCTGCCTGGACCTGCTCGCCAAGCGCCGCCCGGAGCCGGCGACCGGCGGCGAGGTGCTGTGGTTGCAGCCCTACCCGGACCGGCTGCTCGACGAACTGCCCGCTGGCGACGCGGACGAGCCGGAGACCCTGGCCGTCGCGCGGGAGACGATCGAGCTGGCGTACCTGGTCGCGGTACAGCACCTCGCGCCACGCCCTCGGGCCGTGCTGATCCTGCGGGACGTGCTCGGCTGGCCGGCGAAGGACGTCGCGGAGCTGCTCGGAGACTCGGTCAACTCGGTCAACAGCGCGCTGCAGCGGGCTCGTGCCGGCATGCGGGAGCACCTGCCCGCCGAGCGGCAGGACTGGACCGGCGGTGAAGAGGACGCCGGGACGCGCGAGCTGGTACGCCGCTTCACCGACGCCAGCGTGGCCACGGACGTCGACGCGCTCGCTGGCATGCTGCGCGACGACGTCCGTTACTCGATGCCGCCCACGCCGGGCCTGTACGTCGGCCGCGACGCGGTGGTGAACAACTGGGTCGAGGATGGATTCGACGGCATGACGGGCCTGCGCGCGGTCCCCACCTCGGTGAACCGCCAGCCCGCCGTCGCCTTCTACCACTGGCGGAAGCAGGAGAGCGCGTACCTGCCGCTGACGATCGACGTTCTGCGCATCACCGGCGGCGCGATCACCGAGGTCTTCATCTTCCACGACGACCAGTTCCCGCGGCTCGGGCTGCCGGAGCGCCTGCCGGCGGACGGCACGGAGTAGTCCCGATGTGGACGCTCACGCTGCGCGGTGGCGCGCGTGCCACGGTGGTCACTGCGGAGTGGTACGACGCCTTCGGTGTGGTCACCAGTGGCCGGGTGCAGCTGGAGTTGCGCGACGGCGAGCCCGGGCCGGTCCTCGGACGCGATGCCGGGTTCTGGCTGCGCGGCACCGGCGTCCGCGCGCTGCGCAACCCCGGCCGTCGCACCGCGAGGGTGCGTGTCGTCACGCCCCGGGCCGTCACACGCCAGTCAACACATCCGGTACGCCAGCCTCGAGATGAGGGAGACGACATGAACAGCACGAAGGACACCGAGATCGTCACCGGCCCGGCATCGGGCCGACCCGGCCACACCCACCGATTCCGTGGGCTCGCCGGCACCGGCTTGATCGCCACGCTCGCGGCGATGGTGACCACCACCCTCGCCGCCGCGCTGGCCCGGGCCGTTGGTGTCGACTTCGAGATCCCCGCTGGTGGCGAGACGATTCCGTTGTCGGGGTTCGCCGTGGTGACCGGCTTCTTCTCGGTCGTGGGCGTCGTCATCGCCGTGGCTCTGCTCCGGTGGAGCGCTCGGCCGGCCGCCCGGTTCGTGTGGACCGCGGTGGTGCTGACCGCGCTCTCGCTGGTTCCGCCCCTCATCTCCGGGGCGAACGCGGCCACCAGCACCGCCCTCGTCGGGCTGCACCTCGTCGCCGCGGCGGTGATGATCCCCGTCCTGGCACGGAGCCTGCGTACGAGGACCGACTGACGGCAGGTCGGGCTGGCGGCGACGCCGACGGAAACGGCAGGAGGGCCGGCCCGATGGGCCGGCCCTCCTGCGGAAACTCACTACCGCGTGACGACCCCCAGGTCTGGTTCGAGGGTGATGGCGTCGACGTTGACGTTGCCGTTGTCGGTGGGGCCGAACACGAGGTCGACCGAGTCGCCCCGGGCGATCGGGAGCTTGACGGTCTGCTCCGACCAGGTCGGCCAGGTCGCAAGGGTCGGCATCTGGACCTGCACCGACGCCGATCCGCTGGTCAGGGTCATCGTCTGGGTGGCGCCCATGGCGTTGCCGTAGCGCAGCCGCACCAGGTAGTCGCCGTCGCCGGAGACCGGGGCGGTGAACCGTACGCCGCTGTTCTGGGTCTTGAGGCAGGCCACGAAGCCGCTGCCGGTGTATCCGGCGTGGTTGGTTCGCAGGCAGGCCTCACCGAGCAGTTGCGCGGCCTCCGCCTGGAGGGTGCTCGGCCCGGCGGTGAGCGCGGCCGTGGAGGCGAGTAGCGTCGCCGCCACCGCCGGGGTGATCTGTCCCGCCGGAGCGGCGGTCACGAGGGCGCCGAACCGGTCGAGAGCGTCCCGCATCGAGGCGGTGTCGTTCGCCGACGCGGACCGGGTCGCGGTGGCGATCTCGCCCAGCAGCCGCCTGGACAGCGCGGGGTCGATGCTTCGCAGGTCCGCGGCCAGTCGCACGTTCCTGGCGATGGAGAGCATCCCGCGCGGAGGCCCGAGTCGAACGCTGAGCAGGTCGTCGATCGCGGTGCGCGCCGTCACTGTCACCTCCGTCAGCGGCTGACGATAGAGATCCAGGCGCAGGTTCTGCAGCGCGCGCAGTCGCCCGGTCACGTCGCCGCTGCGCAGCTCGGCCTCGGCCTGGGTCGCCCGCTGCTGCAACGTGTTGAGCGCCGCCGGGGACACCTCGTCGGACCTGTGCAGCTGCTGGAGGAGTCGCTGCTTCGAGCGGGTCTGCGGCACCCGGACCTGCTTGCCGTGCTCGCCGGTCGGTGCGCCGACGGCAACCTTGAAGTCCTGGTCGGGAACCTGGGTCGCCGGCAGAGTCAGCTCGACGGTGGTGCTCGCACCTCCGGCGACGCGAACGGTCCGGGTCTCGCCGACGGCACGACCGTCGACGAACAGCTGAGCGGGGAGGGCCGCCACGGTACTTCCGGTGTTGGTGAGCGGCGCGGTCACGGTCATCCGTTGGGTGGTCTCGTCCAACGTCGCCTCAGCGCCACCGACCTTCGCACGCGGAGCGGCGTACCAGTCGAGGTCGCGCAGGTCCTCGTCGGAGGCGGGTCGGATCCGGACCGCCTGGCCACCGCCGGCGACCAGCGACATGCTGAGATCCGTCGATGGTCGCACGAGGACCTTGCGGATCTCGACGGGCAGCGGGTTGCCGCGCCAGGTCGTCTCGGCGGCGTCGGCGTAGATCTCCGCCACGTACGAGCCGCGGGACAGGAACGACAGCGGCATCGTGAGGGTCCGGTCGTTCTCGTCGGTGATGGCACCGACGTACCAGGTGTCGCCGTGCCGGCGGGCCGTCGTGGTGTAGTCGCCAATGACGCTGTCGAGCACCCGGCTCTCGTCCCAGGTGGTGGGCAGATCCTTCAGGTACGCGAAGCCGGGGTGCGCGGCGTAGTTCTCCGGGGTGTCCGCGAGCATCTGCAGCGGGCTGTAGAAGATCGTGGAGAGTGCCAGCTGGGCGGTGGAGGTGGTCTGGACGCGGGTGCCGAGCTTGGCCGGGTCCCAGGTCACGTTCAGCACGCCGGGGGTGTAGTCGGCCGGGCCGCCCATGAATCGGGTGAACGGCAGGATGGTGGCCTGCGCCGGTGGGTTGCCGTTCGCGCCCTTGTAGTTCTGCTGCTCCATGCCGGCGACGCCTTCGCCGCTCATCATGTTGGGGTAGGTGCGGGCCAGCCCGGTCGGCTTGATCGACTCGTGGGCGTTGATCGTGATGTGGTGCCGGGCCGCGGCGTCGATCACCCGCTGGTAGTGGCGGACCGCCTCCTGGTCGAAGTGGCTGCGGTTGACCCCGCCCAGCAGGAACTTGGTGGCGTAACCGGTCTTGATCGCGTGGATGCCGAGCGCCTCGTACCGGGAGAAGATCTCCTCAAGGTGCTGGTCGTAGTAGTCCACATCGCCGCGGGTTTCGTTGTGCGCGATGTACTCGACGCCGTTCTGCTTGGCGTAGTCGAGCACGGCGGGCAGGTCGAAGTCGGGCTGCGGGGTGAGGAAGTCCTGGTTCGCCCAGTTGCCACCGGCGTTCGTGTTCCAGCCCTCGGCCAGTACGAACTTGGCGCCGGCCTGCTTGGCCAGGT belongs to Micromonospora ureilytica and includes:
- a CDS encoding GntR family transcriptional regulator: MAQQEPREGRLRPARRLTLTEDVYESIKTLVMDHILPPDERVNIDALARELDVSPTPVREALARLEADGLVRKRPLSGYTTTPLLSRAEFDDLFDVRQLLEGATAGRAATHASAEARHRISAEAAASIDVEAGDGYRRHAAFTALDAKFHDLIAEVSGSPLLRDTITRLHSHLHLHRLYFPVAGAPDTNTEHQRIAAAIVAGDAAAATEAMRAHLSAARERHLPAFDQPPTPGTPRDSA
- a CDS encoding fumarylacetoacetate hydrolase family protein, translating into MRFMRVGPVGRERPVLYVDGRHFDLSSLTADIDGEFLAGDGVRRAREATDLPEIDVTGQRVGAPIARPGVVLCVGQNYAAHAAESGATPPTDPIIFYKAPNTVVGPYDEVLIPRGSTKTDWEVELAVVIGRRARYLASPADALGHIAGYVLSNDVSERDFQLAVSGGQWSKGKSCETFQPLGPWLVTADEIGDPQALRLRSWVNGEPRQDSSTKDMIFDVAYLVWHLSQFTVLDPGDVINTGTPQGVALSGRFPYLTAGDVMEIEIDGLGRQRNPLRDA
- a CDS encoding SDR family NAD(P)-dependent oxidoreductase, encoding MTGGGSGIGLACVRAFTAAGARVGVLDLELAGLPEHPGVLGVRADVADRSSLSAAVASVAEAFGGIDILVNNAGISAVGTVEEDDDERWSRVLDVNVSGVARTSAVALPYLRRSSSAAIVNISSIAATVGLPRRALYSASKGAVHALTLAMAADLVTEGVRVNCVAPGTVDTPWVTRLLAGAADPTAEKRQLASRQPTGRLVTADEVAAAVVYLASPATRSVTGSSLPVDGGMSGLRLPARVPPAADPGEPGA
- a CDS encoding carbohydrate-binding domain-containing protein, translating into MATAAALMVAVAGGTLTGGTASAAEPSQFTVVDGAIRTATGTPVPSSGTHASLWGNSSYATTSISGSGRVLIGAIGDNCQGWPTVRVTVDGVAVGQTTIVSATSYGTYPVGAAVGGGQHTVRIQLINDFRAAPCDRNVHIAYARMETASATDTKFSFAVLPDTQQEVLNGSDTRFRNRTNWLVQNRSALDLRYVTHSGDVVNWDTPDHSQYVIARDAMSPIETAGLPYSLAIGNHDTQATGEGGSARDPARTRELVRDTTVFNRYFTAGQYGAVKGQFETGKVDNSYSTFEAGGVQWMVLTLELWPRVAAVNWARSVVAANPRHNVIVVTHDYIDGSGNIEQSASYGATSPQYLFDNLIKQYANIRFVFSGHTGIAANRVDTGVNGNKIYTFLQTFHSNTTNPVRLVEVDTAANSLRTWIYAPYNNQSFTEYDRSFTGLGVVR
- a CDS encoding RNA polymerase subunit sigma-70, translating into MMSADTRLEELGVSGLGEVDEPAFSGLAQRHRRELHVHCYRMLGSFEDAEDTVQETFLRAWRRRETFEGRSTFRAWLYRIATNACLDLLAKRRPEPATGGEVLWLQPYPDRLLDELPAGDADEPETLAVARETIELAYLVAVQHLAPRPRAVLILRDVLGWPAKDVAELLGDSVNSVNSALQRARAGMREHLPAERQDWTGGEEDAGTRELVRRFTDASVATDVDALAGMLRDDVRYSMPPTPGLYVGRDAVVNNWVEDGFDGMTGLRAVPTSVNRQPAVAFYHWRKQESAYLPLTIDVLRITGGAITEVFIFHDDQFPRLGLPERLPADGTE
- a CDS encoding DUF6069 family protein, which codes for MWTLTLRGGARATVVTAEWYDAFGVVTSGRVQLELRDGEPGPVLGRDAGFWLRGTGVRALRNPGRRTARVRVVTPRAVTRQSTHPVRQPRDEGDDMNSTKDTEIVTGPASGRPGHTHRFRGLAGTGLIATLAAMVTTTLAAALARAVGVDFEIPAGGETIPLSGFAVVTGFFSVVGVVIAVALLRWSARPAARFVWTAVVLTALSLVPPLISGANAATSTALVGLHLVAAAVMIPVLARSLRTRTD
- a CDS encoding glycoside hydrolase family 97 catalytic domain-containing protein; amino-acid sequence: MTRRLGLLVTAALAISSGLLGAPARAAEPVVAALDGGQTVRSPDGTLGVAVSDDGGRLAYSVTNRGKTVVGASGLGLDLAGRPSLTEAMSVVSVQRRTIDETWKPLWGTASTVRNHARELTVHAVQAGTGFRLDVVVRVFDDGVGIRYHIPAQPGVDDYTVTAERTEFTLDPAARSWSIAAGKDWNADEQHYHDQPLSTVPTAQTPITVASGKTYLVVHEADLTDYPSMTLKAVPGQPGRFSSDLISLPDGTKAKLRGDFSTPWRTLTIGERPGDLAESHLIENLNDPCAICADDTTWIKPASYVGVWWELQRRQTTWTYGPTHGATTARLKQYIDLAKQAGAKFVLAEGWNTNAGGNWANQDFLTPQPDFDLPAVLDYAKQNGVEYIAHNETRGDVDYYDQHLEEIFSRYEALGIHAIKTGYATKFLLGGVNRSHFDQEAVRHYQRVIDAAARHHITINAHESIKPTGLARTYPNMMSGEGVAGMEQQNYKGANGNPPAQATILPFTRFMGGPADYTPGVLNVTWDPAKLGTRVQTTSTAQLALSTIFYSPLQMLADTPENYAAHPGFAYLKDLPTTWDESRVLDSVIGDYTTTARRHGDTWYVGAITDENDRTLTMPLSFLSRGSYVAEIYADAAETTWRGNPLPVEIRKVLVRPSTDLSMSLVAGGGQAVRIRPASDEDLRDLDWYAAPRAKVGGAEATLDETTQRMTVTAPLTNTGSTVAALPAQLFVDGRAVGETRTVRVAGGASTTVELTLPATQVPDQDFKVAVGAPTGEHGKQVRVPQTRSKQRLLQQLHRSDEVSPAALNTLQQRATQAEAELRSGDVTGRLRALQNLRLDLYRQPLTEVTVTARTAIDDLLSVRLGPPRGMLSIARNVRLAADLRSIDPALSRRLLGEIATATRSASANDTASMRDALDRFGALVTAAPAGQITPAVAATLLASTAALTAGPSTLQAEAAQLLGEACLRTNHAGYTGSGFVACLKTQNSGVRFTAPVSGDGDYLVRLRYGNAMGATQTMTLTSGSASVQVQMPTLATWPTWSEQTVKLPIARGDSVDLVFGPTDNGNVNVDAITLEPDLGVVTR